In one window of Microtus pennsylvanicus isolate mMicPen1 chromosome 2, mMicPen1.hap1, whole genome shotgun sequence DNA:
- the Gnas gene encoding guanine nucleotide-binding protein G(s) subunit alpha isoform X3 yields MGCLGNSKTEDQRNEEKAQREANKKIEKQLQKDKQVYRATHRLLLLGAGESGKSTIVKQMRILHVNGFNGDEKATKVQDIKNNLKEAIETIVAAMSNLVPPVELANPENQFRVDYILSVMNVPNFDFPPEFYEHAKALWEDEGVRACYERSNEYQLIDCAQYFLDKIDVIKQADYVPSDQDLLRCRVLTSGIFETKFQVDKVNFHMFDVGGQRDERRKWIQCFNDVTAIIFVVASSSYNMVIREDNQTNRLQEALNLFKSIWNNRWLRTISVILFLNKQDLLAEKVLAGKSKIEDYFPEFARYTTPEDATPEPGEDPRVTRAKYFIRDEFLRISTASGDGRHYCYPHFTCAVDTENIRRVFNDCRDIIQRMHLRQYELL; encoded by the exons ATGGGCTGCCTCGGCAACAGTAAGACCGAGGACCAGCGCAACGAGGAGAAGGCGCAGCGCGAGGCCAACAAAAAGATCGAGAAGCAGCTGCAGAAGGACAAGCAGGTCTACCGGGCCACGCACCGCCTGCTGCTGCTGG GTGCTGGAGAGTCTGGCAAGAGCACGATTGTGAAGCAGATGAGGATCCTGCATGTTAATGGTTTTAATGGAGA TGAGAAGGCCACCAAAGTGCAGGACATCAAAAACAACCTGAAGGAGGCCATTGAA ACCATTGTGGCCGCCATGAGCAACCTGGTACCCCCTGTGGAGCTGGCCAACCCTGAGAATCAATTCCGCGTCGACTACATTCTGAGCGTGATGAACGTGCCCAACTTTGACTTCCCACCT GAATTCTATGAGCATGCCAAGGCTCTGTGGGAGGACGAGGGAGTGCGTGCCTGCTACGAGCGCTCCAACGAGTACCAGCTGATTGACTGTGCCCAGTA CTTCCTGGACAAGATTGACGTGATCAAGCAGGCCGACTATGTGCCAAGCGACCAG GACCTGCTTCGCTGCCGCGTCCTGACCTCTGGAATCTTTGAGACCAAGTTCCAGGTGGACAAAGTCAACTTCCA caTGTTCGACGTGGGTGGCCAGCGCGATGAACGCCGCAAGTGGATCCAGTGCTTCAATGACGTGACTGCCATCATCTTCGTGGTGGCCAGCAGCAGCTACAACATGGTCATTCGGGAGGACAACCAGACCAACCGCCTGCAGGAGGCTCTGAACCTCTTCAAGAGCATCTGGAACAACAG ATGGCTGCGCACCATCTCTGTGATTCTTTTCCTCAACAAGCAAGACCTGCTTGCTGAGAAAGTCCTCGCTGGAAAATCGAAGATTGAGGACTACTTTCCAGAGTTTGCTCGCTACACCACTCCTGAGGATG CGACTCCCGAACCTGGAGAGGACCCACGCGTGACCCGGGCCAAGTACTTCATTCGCGATGAGTTTCTG AGAATCAGCACTGCTAGTGGAGATGGGCGCCAC
- the Gnas gene encoding guanine nucleotide-binding protein G(s) subunit alpha isoform X2: MGCLGNSKTEDQRNEEKAQREANKKIEKQLQKDKQVYRATHRLLLLGAGESGKSTIVKQMRILHVNGFNGDSEKATKVQDIKNNLKEAIETIVAAMSNLVPPVELANPENQFRVDYILSVMNVPNFDFPPEFYEHAKALWEDEGVRACYERSNEYQLIDCAQYFLDKIDVIKQADYVPSDQDLLRCRVLTSGIFETKFQVDKVNFHMFDVGGQRDERRKWIQCFNDVTAIIFVVASSSYNMVIREDNQTNRLQEALNLFKSIWNNRWLRTISVILFLNKQDLLAEKVLAGKSKIEDYFPEFARYTTPEDATPEPGEDPRVTRAKYFIRDEFLRISTASGDGRHYCYPHFTCAVDTENIRRVFNDCRDIIQRMHLRQYELL, from the exons ATGGGCTGCCTCGGCAACAGTAAGACCGAGGACCAGCGCAACGAGGAGAAGGCGCAGCGCGAGGCCAACAAAAAGATCGAGAAGCAGCTGCAGAAGGACAAGCAGGTCTACCGGGCCACGCACCGCCTGCTGCTGCTGG GTGCTGGAGAGTCTGGCAAGAGCACGATTGTGAAGCAGATGAGGATCCTGCATGTTAATGGTTTTAATGGAGA TAGTGAGAAGGCCACCAAAGTGCAGGACATCAAAAACAACCTGAAGGAGGCCATTGAA ACCATTGTGGCCGCCATGAGCAACCTGGTACCCCCTGTGGAGCTGGCCAACCCTGAGAATCAATTCCGCGTCGACTACATTCTGAGCGTGATGAACGTGCCCAACTTTGACTTCCCACCT GAATTCTATGAGCATGCCAAGGCTCTGTGGGAGGACGAGGGAGTGCGTGCCTGCTACGAGCGCTCCAACGAGTACCAGCTGATTGACTGTGCCCAGTA CTTCCTGGACAAGATTGACGTGATCAAGCAGGCCGACTATGTGCCAAGCGACCAG GACCTGCTTCGCTGCCGCGTCCTGACCTCTGGAATCTTTGAGACCAAGTTCCAGGTGGACAAAGTCAACTTCCA caTGTTCGACGTGGGTGGCCAGCGCGATGAACGCCGCAAGTGGATCCAGTGCTTCAATGACGTGACTGCCATCATCTTCGTGGTGGCCAGCAGCAGCTACAACATGGTCATTCGGGAGGACAACCAGACCAACCGCCTGCAGGAGGCTCTGAACCTCTTCAAGAGCATCTGGAACAACAG ATGGCTGCGCACCATCTCTGTGATTCTTTTCCTCAACAAGCAAGACCTGCTTGCTGAGAAAGTCCTCGCTGGAAAATCGAAGATTGAGGACTACTTTCCAGAGTTTGCTCGCTACACCACTCCTGAGGATG CGACTCCCGAACCTGGAGAGGACCCACGCGTGACCCGGGCCAAGTACTTCATTCGCGATGAGTTTCTG AGAATCAGCACTGCTAGTGGAGATGGGCGCCAC
- the Gnas gene encoding guanine nucleotide-binding protein G(s) subunit alpha isoform X1, with protein MGCLGNSKTEDQRNEEKAQREANKKIEKQLQKDKQVYRATHRLLLLGAGESGKSTIVKQMRILHVNGFNGEGGEEDPQAARSNSDGEKATKVQDIKNNLKEAIETIVAAMSNLVPPVELANPENQFRVDYILSVMNVPNFDFPPEFYEHAKALWEDEGVRACYERSNEYQLIDCAQYFLDKIDVIKQADYVPSDQDLLRCRVLTSGIFETKFQVDKVNFHMFDVGGQRDERRKWIQCFNDVTAIIFVVASSSYNMVIREDNQTNRLQEALNLFKSIWNNRWLRTISVILFLNKQDLLAEKVLAGKSKIEDYFPEFARYTTPEDATPEPGEDPRVTRAKYFIRDEFLRISTASGDGRHYCYPHFTCAVDTENIRRVFNDCRDIIQRMHLRQYELL; from the exons ATGGGCTGCCTCGGCAACAGTAAGACCGAGGACCAGCGCAACGAGGAGAAGGCGCAGCGCGAGGCCAACAAAAAGATCGAGAAGCAGCTGCAGAAGGACAAGCAGGTCTACCGGGCCACGCACCGCCTGCTGCTGCTGG GTGCTGGAGAGTCTGGCAAGAGCACGATTGTGAAGCAGATGAGGATCCTGCATGTTAATGGTTTTAATGGAGA GGGCGGCGAAGAGGACCCGCAGGCTGCAAGGAGCAACAGCGATGG TGAGAAGGCCACCAAAGTGCAGGACATCAAAAACAACCTGAAGGAGGCCATTGAA ACCATTGTGGCCGCCATGAGCAACCTGGTACCCCCTGTGGAGCTGGCCAACCCTGAGAATCAATTCCGCGTCGACTACATTCTGAGCGTGATGAACGTGCCCAACTTTGACTTCCCACCT GAATTCTATGAGCATGCCAAGGCTCTGTGGGAGGACGAGGGAGTGCGTGCCTGCTACGAGCGCTCCAACGAGTACCAGCTGATTGACTGTGCCCAGTA CTTCCTGGACAAGATTGACGTGATCAAGCAGGCCGACTATGTGCCAAGCGACCAG GACCTGCTTCGCTGCCGCGTCCTGACCTCTGGAATCTTTGAGACCAAGTTCCAGGTGGACAAAGTCAACTTCCA caTGTTCGACGTGGGTGGCCAGCGCGATGAACGCCGCAAGTGGATCCAGTGCTTCAATGACGTGACTGCCATCATCTTCGTGGTGGCCAGCAGCAGCTACAACATGGTCATTCGGGAGGACAACCAGACCAACCGCCTGCAGGAGGCTCTGAACCTCTTCAAGAGCATCTGGAACAACAG ATGGCTGCGCACCATCTCTGTGATTCTTTTCCTCAACAAGCAAGACCTGCTTGCTGAGAAAGTCCTCGCTGGAAAATCGAAGATTGAGGACTACTTTCCAGAGTTTGCTCGCTACACCACTCCTGAGGATG CGACTCCCGAACCTGGAGAGGACCCACGCGTGACCCGGGCCAAGTACTTCATTCGCGATGAGTTTCTG AGAATCAGCACTGCTAGTGGAGATGGGCGCCAC
- the LOC142844586 gene encoding uncharacterized protein LOC142844586 produces MLKMAKKLKARAAESERKTAAAAAEVAAEAAVAAAALAEQKNGDPEKPPKSVKIPVNAGHDVPPEKLLSDKERKKLEKKLLEQRKKEEKKREKERKKFEKMMMKKKKNVPESRSEARGPEVTAAATAATAAGEDEGAAQGAAAGAGLGEGAAAAGGTSRAWAQWDTDSDEDDAYYAPPRVGGVVWRPGPAKAGALSAHMPLVVFLVFSIRSPSWVLNFLLQRRTEQGRGCGFVFGATCCFRVFLGCAFFSFLSGRTKRRGRGRGRSRARGTGRRGRDERLI; encoded by the coding sequence ATGCTGAAGATGGCCAAGAAGCTCAAAGCCCGAGCGGCGGAGAGCGAGAGGAAGACAGCCGCGGCTGCCGCCGAAGTGGCTGCCGAAGCTGCCGTGGCGGCTGCGGCGCTGGCAGAGCAGAAGAACGGGGACCCCGAGAAGCCCCCCAAGTCCGTCAAAATCCCCGTGAACGCCGGGCACGATGTGCCGCCCGAAAAGTTGCTAAGCGACAAAGAGCGCAAGAAGCTAGAGAAGAAGTTGCTGGAGCagaggaaaaaagaggagaagaagagagagaaagagaggaagaagttcgagaagatgatgatgaagaagaagaagaatgtgcCAGAATCCCGATCGGAGGCCCGAGGTCCCGAGGtcaccgccgccgccaccgccgcaaCCGCCGCAGGCGAAGACGAGGGCGCCGCGCAGGGCGCCGCCGCCGGGGCCGGGCTCGGCGagggcgccgccgccgccgggggCACGAGTAGGGCCTGGGCCCAGTGGGACACTGACTCCGATGAAGATGATGCCTACTATGCGCCACCTCGTGTTGGAGGCGTCGTGTGGCGCCCCGGCCCTGCCAAGGCTGGCGCACTCAGCGCGCACATGCCCCTCGTGGTGTTCCTGGTGTTCTCCATCCGCAGCCCCTCGTGGGTGCTCAACTTCCTCCTGCAGAGGCGCACGGAGCAGGGCCGTGGCTGTGGCTTCGTGTTCGGGGCGACCTGCTGCTTCCGAGTGTTCCTGGGCTGcgccttcttctccttcctgagTGGCCGCACCAAGCGCAGAGGCAGAGGCCGTGGGCGCTCCCGGGCCAGGGGCACGGGGCGCCGGGGGCGCGACGAGCGGCTCATCTAG